The Amycolatopsis mongoliensis genome includes a window with the following:
- a CDS encoding aldehyde dehydrogenase family protein, producing the protein MDMITPEPRPAWIAGRPEPGATTFVVHHPYDGSEVATVAVPGPEQVERAVSAAVSVAKELRSSPAHVRAGALDHVSRVLAGRAEEIAEVITAENGKPLKWAEAEVKRAVSVFRIAAEEARRFTGDVQRLDTDAAGEARLALTRRVPRGPVLGIAPFNFPLNLVAHKVAPSLAIGAPIIVKPAPRTPLSALILGEILAETDLPEGSFSVLPLGNEETKALVADPRLPVVSFTGSGPVGWSLKDAAPRKHVVLELGGNAAAVVLRDWPDPEGAAHRIATFGNYQAGQSCIAVQRVIVDSAVADEFVPALVEAVESQRTGDPYDRNTDVGPVVDEAAAERIVAWVDEAVKAGAKLLTGGTRDGATVAPTLLTDVPPDTKAWAEEIFGPVLAVSVVDGVDEAFRSVNESAYGLQAGVFTTDVQLAFHASAELEVGGVIIGDVPSYRADQMPYGGVKGSGVGREGVLAAMHDLTEERVTVFTGIDL; encoded by the coding sequence ATGGACATGATCACCCCCGAGCCGCGCCCCGCCTGGATCGCCGGCCGCCCGGAGCCGGGCGCCACCACCTTCGTCGTGCACCACCCGTACGACGGCAGCGAGGTCGCCACGGTCGCCGTGCCCGGGCCGGAGCAGGTCGAGCGCGCGGTCAGCGCCGCGGTTTCGGTCGCCAAGGAGCTCCGCAGCTCCCCCGCGCACGTCCGTGCCGGCGCGCTCGACCACGTCTCGCGTGTGCTCGCCGGGCGCGCCGAGGAGATCGCCGAGGTGATCACGGCCGAGAACGGCAAGCCGCTCAAGTGGGCCGAGGCCGAGGTCAAGCGCGCGGTGTCGGTGTTCCGCATCGCCGCCGAGGAGGCCCGCCGGTTCACCGGCGACGTCCAGCGGCTCGACACGGACGCGGCGGGCGAGGCCCGGCTGGCGCTGACCCGCCGCGTGCCACGGGGGCCGGTGCTCGGCATCGCGCCGTTCAACTTCCCGCTCAACCTGGTGGCCCACAAGGTCGCGCCGTCGCTCGCGATCGGCGCGCCGATCATCGTCAAGCCGGCCCCGCGGACGCCGTTGTCGGCGCTGATCCTCGGCGAGATCCTGGCCGAGACGGACCTGCCGGAGGGGTCGTTCTCCGTGCTGCCGCTGGGAAACGAGGAGACGAAGGCGCTCGTCGCCGACCCGCGGCTGCCCGTCGTGTCGTTCACCGGCTCGGGTCCGGTCGGCTGGTCGCTCAAGGACGCCGCGCCGCGCAAGCACGTCGTGCTGGAGCTCGGCGGCAACGCGGCGGCCGTCGTGCTGCGCGACTGGCCCGACCCGGAAGGCGCCGCGCACCGCATCGCCACCTTCGGCAACTACCAGGCGGGGCAGTCGTGCATCGCCGTGCAGCGCGTGATCGTGGACTCGGCGGTCGCGGACGAGTTCGTGCCCGCGCTGGTGGAGGCCGTCGAATCGCAGCGGACGGGCGACCCGTACGACCGCAACACCGACGTCGGCCCGGTGGTCGACGAAGCCGCCGCCGAGCGGATCGTGGCTTGGGTCGACGAAGCGGTGAAGGCGGGCGCGAAGCTGCTCACCGGCGGCACCCGCGACGGCGCGACCGTGGCTCCGACCCTGCTCACCGACGTCCCGCCGGACACGAAGGCCTGGGCCGAGGAGATCTTCGGCCCGGTGCTCGCGGTGTCCGTTGTGGACGGTGTGGACGAGGCCTTCCGGTCGGTCAACGAATCCGCGTACGGCCTGCAGGCCGGCGTCTTCACCACCGACGTCCAGCTCGCGTTCCACGCGTCGGCGGAGCTGGAGGTCGGCGGCGTGATCATCGGCGACGTCCCGTCCTACCGCGCCGACCAGATGCCCTACGGCGGCGTCAAGGGCTCCGGCGTCGGCCGCGAAGGCGTGCTGGCCGCCATGCACGACCTGACCGAAGAGCGCGTCACGGTCTTCACCGGCATCGACCTCTAG
- a CDS encoding FAD-binding oxidoreductase, whose protein sequence is MTGRPGGQPHVHDHLDRRTFLRVAGVSAAGAVAAACGPGGPTTPAASTSEPPPTTSSPSVSRPPTGPPNWDDLRAKLAGGLVRPGGDGYATAKRAFNPLFDGNNPIAVATAKSAQDVQTCVQGAAGRVTLAARSGGHCYAGYSVPESGLVVDVSALNKVDVQGTQAVIGAGAKLKDVYAGLAQAGRALPAGSCPTVGIAGLTLGGGIGVLARKYGLTCDHLSSAQVVTADGKLVTASASSEPDLFWALRGGGGGNFGIVTEFTFDTDPAPNLTVFSLHFPAGSAAGVLGAWQQWIAAMPPELWANIVLSGGSPVQCRVGGCYVGPPSGLNTLLNNLTANAGARPTQRTVKALDYLGAMNYFSGSSARQSFVASSRIITSPVDPAKVVALADGRAGMDLLIDGLGGKVGEPAKDATAFWHRDALASVQIYAPATAKTRAKVADSVADVVAGLAAAGAGGGYVNYIDPALPDWKAAYYGDNAKRLQDVAKKYDPYNVFRFGQAVVA, encoded by the coding sequence GTGACCGGGCGACCCGGCGGACAGCCGCACGTCCACGACCACCTGGACCGAAGGACGTTCCTCCGCGTCGCGGGCGTCTCGGCGGCCGGCGCCGTCGCCGCCGCCTGCGGGCCGGGCGGTCCCACGACGCCCGCCGCTTCGACGAGCGAGCCGCCGCCGACCACGTCCTCGCCGTCGGTCTCCCGGCCGCCCACCGGACCGCCGAACTGGGACGACCTGCGCGCCAAGCTGGCCGGCGGCCTGGTGCGCCCGGGCGGCGACGGCTACGCCACCGCCAAGCGCGCCTTCAACCCGCTCTTCGACGGCAACAACCCGATCGCCGTGGCCACGGCGAAGAGCGCCCAGGACGTGCAGACCTGCGTCCAGGGTGCCGCGGGGCGGGTGACGCTCGCCGCGCGCAGCGGCGGCCACTGCTACGCCGGCTACTCGGTCCCCGAGAGCGGGCTCGTCGTCGACGTGTCCGCGCTGAACAAAGTGGACGTCCAGGGCACCCAGGCCGTGATCGGCGCCGGCGCGAAGCTGAAGGACGTCTACGCCGGGCTGGCGCAAGCCGGGCGTGCGTTGCCCGCGGGCTCCTGCCCGACGGTCGGGATCGCCGGGCTGACCCTCGGCGGCGGCATCGGCGTGCTCGCCCGCAAGTACGGCCTGACGTGTGACCACCTGAGCTCCGCGCAGGTCGTCACGGCCGACGGCAAGCTGGTGACGGCGTCCGCGAGCTCCGAGCCGGACCTGTTCTGGGCACTGCGCGGCGGGGGCGGCGGCAACTTCGGCATCGTCACCGAGTTCACCTTCGACACCGATCCGGCGCCGAACCTGACGGTGTTCTCGCTGCACTTCCCGGCCGGTTCCGCGGCCGGCGTGCTCGGTGCGTGGCAGCAGTGGATCGCCGCGATGCCGCCGGAGCTGTGGGCGAACATCGTGCTCTCCGGGGGCTCGCCGGTCCAGTGCCGCGTCGGCGGCTGCTACGTCGGGCCGCCCTCCGGGCTGAACACGCTGCTGAACAACCTCACCGCCAACGCCGGCGCGCGGCCGACCCAGCGCACGGTGAAGGCCCTCGACTACCTCGGCGCGATGAACTACTTCTCCGGCAGTTCGGCCCGGCAGTCGTTCGTCGCGTCGTCGCGGATCATCACGAGCCCGGTCGACCCGGCGAAGGTCGTCGCCCTCGCCGACGGCCGGGCGGGGATGGACCTGCTCATCGACGGCCTCGGCGGGAAGGTCGGCGAGCCGGCGAAGGACGCGACAGCGTTCTGGCACCGCGACGCGCTGGCCAGCGTGCAGATCTACGCGCCCGCGACGGCGAAGACCCGGGCGAAGGTCGCGGATTCGGTCGCCGACGTCGTCGCGGGGCTCGCGGCGGCCGGCGCGGGCGGCGGGTACGTCAACTACATCGACCCGGCCCTGCCCGACTGGAAGGCCGCCTACTACGGCGACAACGCCAAGCGGCTGCAGGACGTCGCGAAGAAGTACGACCCCTACAACGTCTTCCGGTTCGGGCAGGCCGTCGTCGCCTAG
- a CDS encoding maleylpyruvate isomerase family mycothiol-dependent enzyme yields the protein MTTASEKAHALLDGVRKLDDEWTRAIGGLGEPELRAPSALPGWSRAHVLAHVARNADGLRNLLIWANTGTETPMYASPEARETDIEAGAQRGAADILADFVASAARFEEYAAGLPDDAWAREARNRQGAPVSGAVVARMRVSELTIHLADLDRGYDLDRVLGLLGPLAEDVVQHAITSRSAHLPALRLVAGDFAWTMGAAPGATVTGTSGQLLAWLSGRSDGESLDGDVPRIPAWS from the coding sequence GTGACGACGGCATCCGAGAAGGCGCACGCGCTGCTCGACGGGGTACGGAAGCTCGACGACGAATGGACGCGGGCCATCGGTGGCCTCGGCGAACCCGAACTGCGCGCGCCCAGTGCGCTGCCCGGGTGGTCGCGCGCCCACGTCCTGGCGCACGTCGCCCGGAACGCCGACGGGCTGCGCAACCTCCTGATCTGGGCGAACACCGGCACCGAGACGCCGATGTACGCCAGCCCCGAGGCCCGCGAAACCGACATCGAGGCCGGGGCCCAGCGCGGGGCCGCCGACATCCTCGCCGACTTCGTCGCTTCGGCGGCGCGCTTCGAGGAGTACGCCGCCGGCCTGCCGGACGACGCCTGGGCGCGGGAGGCCCGCAACCGGCAGGGCGCGCCCGTCAGCGGGGCCGTCGTCGCGCGGATGCGGGTGTCGGAGCTGACCATCCACCTCGCCGACCTCGACCGGGGCTACGACCTCGACCGCGTCCTGGGCCTGCTCGGCCCGCTCGCCGAGGACGTCGTCCAGCACGCGATCACCTCCCGGAGTGCGCACCTCCCCGCACTTCGCCTGGTGGCCGGCGACTTCGCGTGGACGATGGGCGCCGCCCCGGGCGCCACGGTCACCGGCACGAGCGGGCAGCTCCTGGCCTGGCTGAGCGGGCGCTCCGACGGCGAGAGCCTCGACGGCGACGTGCCGCGGATCCCGGCCTGGTCGTGA
- a CDS encoding GMC family oxidoreductase codes for MTASNTTSAGGPDYDVVVVGSGFGGSVAALRLTEKGYRVAVVEAGRRFADDEFAKTSWDFKRYLWAPQVGCYGIQRIHMLNDVMVLAGAGVGGGSLVYANTLYRPLKPFYADRQWSHITDWEAELAPHYDQASRMLGVVTNPTITPSDVVMRDVAKDMGVAESFHPTPVGVYFGKPGERAADPFFGGAGPARTGCTECGACMTGCRVGAKNTLVKNYLYLAEQDGAQVIPLTTVTSVRPVDGGYEVDLKKTGTTSKRFRTTITAEKVVFAAGTWGTQNLLHKLKDTGTLPKLSRRLGELTRTNSEAIIGAARTEVDESRNFSRGVAITSSIHPDENTHIEPVRYGKGSNAMSLLQTIATDGASPVPRWRQAVTFMFKHPVQAAKLLNGYRWSERTVILLVMQSLDNSITTYTKRGLFGRRKYTSKQGHGEPNPSFIPAGHEANERTADRIGGIAGGTWGEIFDIPLTAHFIGGVPIGATAEEGVIDPYHRVFGYPGLSVVDGAAISANLGVNPSLTITAQAERAFSLWPNKGEADLRPAQESPYVRLEPVAPKNPAVPADAPAALRRS; via the coding sequence GTGACTGCCAGTAACACCACCAGTGCGGGTGGCCCCGACTACGACGTCGTCGTGGTGGGGTCGGGGTTCGGCGGCAGCGTGGCGGCGCTGCGGCTCACGGAGAAGGGCTACCGGGTAGCCGTCGTCGAGGCGGGACGAAGGTTCGCCGACGACGAGTTCGCGAAGACGTCGTGGGACTTCAAGCGCTACCTCTGGGCGCCGCAGGTCGGCTGCTACGGGATCCAGCGCATCCACATGCTCAACGACGTCATGGTCCTGGCCGGCGCCGGCGTCGGCGGTGGGTCGCTGGTCTACGCGAACACGCTGTACCGGCCGCTCAAGCCGTTCTACGCCGACCGGCAGTGGTCGCACATCACCGACTGGGAAGCCGAGCTCGCGCCGCACTACGACCAGGCGAGCCGGATGCTCGGCGTGGTCACGAACCCGACGATCACGCCCTCGGACGTCGTGATGCGCGACGTCGCGAAGGACATGGGCGTCGCCGAGTCGTTCCACCCGACGCCGGTCGGCGTCTACTTCGGCAAGCCGGGGGAGCGGGCCGCGGACCCGTTCTTCGGGGGCGCCGGGCCCGCGCGCACCGGCTGCACCGAGTGCGGCGCGTGCATGACCGGCTGCCGCGTCGGCGCGAAGAACACGCTGGTCAAGAACTACCTCTACCTCGCGGAGCAGGACGGCGCGCAGGTCATCCCGCTGACGACGGTGACGTCCGTGCGGCCGGTCGACGGCGGCTACGAGGTCGACCTGAAGAAGACCGGGACGACGTCGAAGCGCTTCCGGACCACGATCACCGCCGAGAAGGTCGTCTTCGCCGCCGGCACGTGGGGCACGCAGAACCTGCTGCACAAGCTGAAGGACACCGGCACGCTGCCGAAGCTGTCCCGCCGGCTCGGCGAGCTGACCCGGACGAACTCCGAGGCGATCATCGGCGCGGCCCGCACCGAGGTCGACGAGAGCCGGAACTTCAGCCGCGGCGTCGCGATCACGTCGTCGATCCACCCGGACGAGAACACCCACATCGAGCCGGTGCGGTACGGCAAGGGCAGCAACGCGATGAGCCTGCTGCAGACGATCGCGACCGACGGTGCCTCGCCGGTGCCCCGCTGGCGGCAGGCCGTCACGTTCATGTTCAAGCACCCGGTCCAGGCGGCGAAGCTGCTCAACGGCTACCGCTGGAGCGAGCGCACGGTGATCCTGCTGGTGATGCAGAGCCTCGACAACTCGATCACGACGTACACCAAGCGCGGTCTGTTCGGGCGCCGCAAGTACACGTCGAAGCAGGGCCACGGCGAGCCGAACCCGAGCTTCATCCCGGCCGGCCACGAGGCGAACGAGCGCACGGCGGACCGCATCGGCGGCATCGCGGGCGGCACGTGGGGTGAGATCTTCGACATCCCGCTGACCGCCCACTTCATCGGCGGCGTCCCGATCGGCGCGACGGCCGAGGAGGGGGTCATCGACCCGTACCACCGGGTGTTCGGCTACCCGGGTCTGTCGGTGGTCGACGGCGCGGCGATCTCGGCCAACCTCGGCGTGAACCCGTCGCTGACGATCACGGCCCAGGCCGAGCGGGCGTTCTCGCTCTGGCCGAACAAGGGCGAGGCGGATCTGCGGCCCGCGCAGGAGTCGCCGTACGTCCGGCTGGAGCCGGTGGCACCGAAGAACCCCGCGGTCCCGGCGGACGCCCCGGCGGCACTGCGGCGGTCCTAG
- a CDS encoding DUF397 domain-containing protein gives MGPQQLTGWHKSSHSHFEENACVEIGTAPGIVGVRDTKQAALAARPVLVYSEIAFGAFLAYVTGGR, from the coding sequence ATGGGCCCCCAGCAGCTCACCGGTTGGCACAAGTCGAGCCACAGCCACTTCGAGGAGAACGCCTGCGTCGAGATCGGCACCGCTCCGGGCATCGTCGGGGTGCGGGACACCAAGCAGGCGGCGCTCGCCGCCCGCCCGGTGCTCGTCTACTCCGAAATCGCCTTCGGAGCGTTCCTCGCGTACGTCACCGGCGGACGGTGA
- a CDS encoding GuaB3 family IMP dehydrogenase-related protein, giving the protein MRDLVEIGMGRTARRAYDLDDVEIVPSRRTRSSSVVSTSWQIDAYRFDLPLVTHPTDAIVSPGTAVAVGELGGLGVLNAEGLWARHANVEDAIFQLVRAAEDLEDPTAVGRVLQELHAAPIRLDLLTEAIKTVRESGVTVAARVSPQHAAELTPDLISAGVEILVVQGTIISAEHVVRDAEPLNLKDFIGRLDVPVIAGGVSDYRTAMHLMRTGAAGVIVGHGYTPGVTSTDRVLGIGVPMATAIIDAAAARRDYLDETGGRYVHVLADGGMTVSGDIAKAIACGADAVMLGSPLAAASDAPGQGLYWTAAAAHPSLPRSRVAAGPDYAVDLKTLLFGPSSDAEGVVNLFGALRRAMAKTGYSDLKEFQRVGLTVRR; this is encoded by the coding sequence GTGCGGGACCTGGTCGAGATCGGGATGGGCCGCACCGCGCGGCGGGCTTATGACCTCGACGACGTCGAGATCGTGCCGTCGCGGCGGACCCGGTCGTCTTCGGTGGTGTCCACCTCCTGGCAGATCGACGCTTACCGCTTCGACCTGCCGCTCGTCACGCACCCGACCGACGCGATCGTCTCGCCCGGCACCGCGGTCGCCGTCGGCGAGCTGGGTGGCCTGGGCGTGCTCAACGCCGAAGGGCTCTGGGCGCGGCACGCGAACGTCGAGGACGCCATCTTCCAGCTGGTCCGCGCGGCCGAGGACCTCGAGGACCCGACCGCGGTCGGGCGGGTGCTGCAGGAGCTGCACGCCGCGCCGATCCGGCTCGACCTGCTGACCGAGGCGATCAAGACGGTCCGCGAGTCCGGCGTCACGGTCGCGGCGCGGGTCAGCCCGCAGCACGCCGCCGAGCTGACCCCGGACCTGATCTCGGCCGGCGTCGAGATCCTCGTCGTGCAGGGCACGATCATCTCCGCCGAGCACGTGGTGCGCGACGCCGAGCCGCTGAACCTCAAGGACTTCATCGGCCGCCTCGACGTGCCGGTGATCGCCGGCGGCGTCAGCGACTACCGCACGGCGATGCACCTCATGCGCACCGGGGCGGCGGGTGTCATCGTCGGTCACGGCTACACGCCCGGCGTGACCAGCACCGACCGCGTCCTCGGCATCGGCGTCCCGATGGCCACCGCGATCATCGACGCCGCGGCCGCCCGCCGCGACTACCTCGACGAGACCGGCGGCCGCTACGTGCACGTGCTCGCCGACGGAGGCATGACGGTGTCGGGCGACATCGCGAAGGCCATCGCGTGCGGCGCGGACGCCGTCATGCTGGGCTCCCCGCTGGCCGCCGCGTCGGACGCGCCCGGCCAGGGCCTGTACTGGACGGCGGCGGCCGCGCACCCGTCGCTGCCGCGCTCGCGCGTGGCCGCGGGGCCGGACTACGCCGTCGACCTCAAGACCCTGCTGTTCGGGCCGTCGTCCGACGCGGAAGGCGTGGTGAACCTCTTCGGAGCGCTCCGCCGCGCGATGGCGAAGACGGGCTACTCGGACCTCAAGGAGTTCCAGCGGGTGGGGCTCACCGTCCGCCGGTGA
- the guaB gene encoding IMP dehydrogenase, giving the protein MTSDGITAPVPAKFAMLGLTFDDVLLLPAESDVVPSAVDTSSRLTRNITLGIPLVSAAMDTVTEARMAIAMARQGGIGVLQRNLPIDEQAAAVEVVKRSEAGMVTDPVTCAPDATLAEVDALCAKFRISGVPVTDASGALVGIITNRDMRFEVDHSRPVSEVMTKAPLVTAQVGVSADAALGLLRRHKIEKLPIVDGAGKLRGLITVKDFVKTEQYPKATKDPDGRLIVGAAVGVGPDGHKRAMALADAGVDVLMVDTAHGHSRAVVDTVSLLKKELGDAVDIVGGNVATRAGAQALVDAGADGVKVGVGPGSICTTRIVAGVGVPQISAIYEADQACRPAGVPVIGDGGIQYSGDIAKAIASGASTVMLGSLLAGTAESPGDLILVNGKQFKVYRGMGSLGAMQSRGQAKSYSKDRYAQDDVLSEDKLVPEGIEGRIPFRGPLANVVHQLVGGLRSGMGYAGANTIAELQEAQLVRITAAGLKESHPHDITMTVEAPNYTTR; this is encoded by the coding sequence ATGACCAGCGACGGCATCACCGCCCCCGTTCCGGCCAAGTTCGCCATGCTCGGCCTGACCTTCGACGACGTGCTGCTGCTGCCGGCCGAATCGGACGTCGTGCCCAGCGCGGTGGACACCAGCTCCCGGCTGACCCGGAACATCACCCTCGGCATCCCGCTGGTCTCGGCCGCGATGGACACCGTCACCGAGGCCCGGATGGCGATCGCCATGGCGCGTCAGGGCGGCATCGGCGTGCTCCAGCGCAACCTGCCGATCGACGAGCAGGCCGCCGCCGTCGAGGTCGTCAAGCGGTCGGAGGCCGGCATGGTCACCGACCCGGTCACCTGCGCACCGGACGCGACGCTGGCCGAGGTCGACGCGCTGTGCGCGAAGTTCCGCATCTCCGGCGTGCCGGTGACCGACGCGTCCGGGGCGCTGGTGGGCATCATCACCAACCGCGACATGCGGTTCGAGGTCGACCACAGCCGCCCGGTGTCCGAGGTCATGACGAAGGCGCCGCTGGTCACCGCGCAGGTCGGCGTCTCCGCGGACGCCGCGCTCGGCCTCCTTCGCCGGCACAAGATCGAGAAGCTCCCGATCGTCGACGGCGCGGGCAAGCTGCGCGGGCTGATCACGGTCAAGGACTTCGTGAAGACCGAGCAGTACCCGAAGGCGACGAAGGATCCGGACGGCCGCCTGATCGTCGGCGCCGCGGTCGGCGTCGGCCCGGACGGCCACAAGCGCGCGATGGCGCTGGCCGACGCGGGCGTCGACGTCCTGATGGTCGACACCGCGCACGGGCACTCCCGCGCGGTCGTCGACACCGTCTCGCTGCTGAAGAAGGAGCTCGGCGACGCGGTCGACATCGTCGGCGGCAACGTCGCGACCCGGGCGGGCGCGCAGGCGCTGGTCGACGCGGGCGCGGACGGGGTCAAGGTCGGCGTCGGCCCGGGCTCCATCTGCACCACCCGGATCGTCGCGGGCGTCGGCGTCCCGCAGATCTCCGCGATCTACGAGGCCGACCAGGCGTGCCGCCCGGCGGGCGTCCCGGTGATCGGCGACGGCGGCATCCAGTACTCCGGCGACATCGCCAAGGCGATCGCGTCCGGCGCGTCCACGGTGATGCTCGGCAGCCTGCTGGCCGGCACCGCCGAGTCGCCCGGCGACCTGATCCTGGTCAACGGCAAGCAGTTCAAGGTCTACCGCGGCATGGGCTCGCTCGGCGCGATGCAGTCGCGTGGCCAGGCGAAGTCGTACTCGAAGGACCGCTACGCCCAGGACGACGTGCTGAGCGAGGACAAGCTGGTCCCCGAGGGCATCGAGGGCCGGATCCCGTTCCGCGGGCCGCTGGCCAACGTCGTGCACCAGCTCGTCGGCGGCCTGCGCTCGGGCATGGGCTACGCCGGCGCGAACACGATCGCCGAGCTGCAGGAGGCCCAGCTGGTCCGGATCACCGCGGCCGGCCTCAAGGAGAGCCACCCGCACGACATCACGATGACTGTCGAGGCCCCCAACTACACGACGCGTTAG
- a CDS encoding DUF5319 domain-containing protein has protein sequence MQAVAHDVLPPDPFADDPDDPARAFGDPEERLDEPISDSERTELLADLSDLAVYQALLEPRGVRGIVVDCGECDEPHYHDWHLLRASLEQLLADGRMRPHEPAYDPNPGDYVSWDYCRGFADGVTANESAY, from the coding sequence GTGCAGGCCGTGGCGCATGATGTATTGCCTCCAGACCCGTTCGCGGACGACCCGGACGACCCGGCTCGCGCATTCGGGGACCCCGAGGAACGGCTGGACGAGCCGATCAGCGACTCCGAACGCACCGAACTGCTGGCCGACCTCTCGGATCTGGCCGTTTACCAGGCGCTCCTCGAGCCCCGCGGAGTCCGCGGGATCGTCGTCGACTGCGGCGAGTGCGACGAACCGCACTACCACGACTGGCACCTGCTGCGGGCCAGCCTGGAGCAGCTGCTGGCCGACGGACGGATGCGCCCGCACGAGCCGGCCTACGACCCGAACCCCGGCGACTACGTGAGCTGGGACTACTGCCGGGGCTTCGCCGACGGCGTGACGGCCAACGAAAGCGCGTACTGA
- a CDS encoding anti-sigma-D factor RsdA: MTGHEKGYEPDDVFGSGLSSSEAEFAADLSAVQADDALLDALGGSDPALADGLGDQELNALLVAWRRDIDSEPLAELVDVDTAVRTVTTASLAKQHASSGRRRRLLVPVAVAAAVLAIAFTGTGLAARSAQPGDTLWGLAKVLYSDHTRSVEAAANAKLDLEKANLAIAGGNLDAAREALDAAQAALSQVSDEDNRDQLMEQHRQLAAQLKNPDAPVQGPTQTTSPQVPPGASSTQVPPAGSATSIPGSGSGTTSLPGTGTPTPTPPPTTTPPPPTTEPPPTSTAASGNDPGTNTGRSESAGQQSVGAGQ; this comes from the coding sequence GTGACCGGTCACGAGAAGGGTTACGAGCCGGACGACGTCTTCGGTAGTGGATTGTCGTCGTCGGAGGCGGAGTTCGCCGCCGACCTGTCGGCGGTCCAAGCGGACGACGCGCTGCTCGACGCTCTCGGTGGATCCGACCCGGCGCTGGCCGACGGTCTCGGCGACCAGGAGCTCAACGCGTTGCTGGTGGCGTGGCGAAGAGACATCGACAGTGAGCCACTGGCCGAGCTGGTCGACGTCGACACCGCCGTGCGGACCGTCACCACCGCGAGTCTCGCGAAACAACACGCTTCGAGCGGACGCCGCCGCAGGCTGCTCGTCCCGGTCGCCGTCGCCGCCGCCGTGCTGGCGATCGCGTTCACCGGCACCGGGCTGGCCGCGCGCTCCGCACAACCCGGCGACACCCTGTGGGGCCTGGCGAAGGTCCTGTACTCCGATCACACCCGCTCGGTCGAGGCCGCCGCGAACGCGAAGCTCGACCTCGAGAAGGCGAACCTGGCCATCGCCGGCGGCAACCTCGACGCCGCTCGCGAAGCCCTCGACGCCGCCCAGGCCGCCCTGTCGCAGGTCAGCGACGAGGACAACCGTGACCAGTTGATGGAGCAGCACCGGCAGCTCGCCGCGCAGCTGAAGAACCCGGACGCGCCGGTCCAGGGCCCGACCCAGACCACTTCGCCGCAGGTCCCGCCCGGAGCCTCGTCGACGCAGGTGCCGCCGGCCGGCTCGGCGACGTCCATCCCGGGCAGCGGCAGCGGCACCACCAGCCTGCCGGGCACCGGCACGCCGACCCCGACGCCCCCGCCGACCACCACGCCGCCCCCGCCGACCACCGAGCCGCCGCCGACCAGCACGGCCGCGAGCGGCAACGACCCCGGCACGAACACGGGACGCAGCGAGTCCGCCGGTCAGCAGAGCGTCGGCGCCGGCCAGTAG
- a CDS encoding sigma-70 family RNA polymerase sigma factor gives MANVGDGLDEPVAAAVEGDPQAVERLLAAIRPLVVRYCRARVGRQERSFASADDVAQEVCLAVLTALPSYRDQGRPFLAFVYGIAQHKVADAHRAAARNRAEPVAEIPDEVEGGVGPEQRALQGELNERMSQLLQVLPDKQREIVVLRVVVGLSAEETADAVGSTPGAVRVAQHRALARLRKVLAAEEVI, from the coding sequence ATGGCCAATGTGGGGGATGGACTGGATGAACCGGTCGCCGCTGCTGTCGAGGGAGATCCCCAGGCGGTGGAGCGGCTGCTGGCTGCTATCCGTCCACTGGTAGTGCGGTATTGCCGCGCTCGGGTTGGCAGGCAGGAGCGATCGTTCGCTTCGGCGGACGACGTTGCGCAGGAGGTGTGTCTCGCGGTGCTAACGGCATTGCCCTCGTACCGCGATCAAGGCCGTCCGTTCCTGGCCTTCGTCTACGGGATCGCCCAGCACAAGGTGGCCGACGCGCACCGCGCCGCGGCGCGCAACCGGGCCGAACCGGTGGCCGAGATCCCCGACGAGGTCGAGGGCGGGGTCGGGCCCGAGCAGCGGGCGCTGCAAGGTGAGCTGAACGAGCGGATGTCCCAGTTGTTGCAGGTGCTGCCGGACAAGCAGCGGGAGATCGTGGTGCTGAGGGTGGTCGTCGGACTGTCGGCGGAAGAGACCGCGGACGCCGTGGGGTCGACCCCCGGCGCCGTCCGCGTCGCCCAGCACCGCGCCCTCGCGCGGCTGAGAAAGGTCCTGGCCGCGGAGGAGGTGATCTGA